A stretch of Branchiostoma lanceolatum isolate klBraLanc5 chromosome 14, klBraLanc5.hap2, whole genome shotgun sequence DNA encodes these proteins:
- the LOC136448888 gene encoding neuropeptide FF receptor 2-like, with the protein MNSTLANSSDIFHMEIPMLKHPPAVIAIFVVGYVITFMATMIGNSIVCYVILKIPHMRNVTNYFVFNLAVSDMLSAIFCMPFTLVDHIIRGWPFGEAMCKVFPAMQIITVAASLFTLVAIAFDRFYAVVHPTTHTFTSTVAVRVIVLVWVMAIFLSIPIFVVQENKYQSYYDMEMHTCEEKWPFANSRKIYTASLLVISYLGPLTVITVLYTRVGVQVWFMMPPGAVKIRDNGQGTPMQRKVKVVKMMVAVGVLFSLSYLPIFTIMMLADFGNLTLDQADFIYVWIYPIANWLSYINNSINPIIYGYFNRNIRKELKKMAGKARSQRDFAMSKYNSRTTSRNDFRTRDTQVGTSG; encoded by the exons ATGAACTCGACGCTTGCAAACTCTTCTGACATCTTCCACATGGAGATCCCGATGTTGAAGCATCCTCCAGCTGTCATCGCCATCTTCGTCGTCGGCTACGTCATCACCTTCATGGCGACGATGATAGGCAACAGCATCGTCTGTTACGTCATCCTAAAGATTCCTCACATGCGCAACGTGACGAATTACTTCGTCTTCAACTTAGCCGTTAGCGACATGCTGTCTGCGATTTTTTGCATGCCCTTTACGTTGGTGGACCATATCATCAGAG GTTGGCCCTTTGGCGAGGCTATGTGTAAGGTATTTCCAGCCATGCAGATCATCACGGTAGCAGCATCACTCTTCACCCTTGTTGCCATCGCTTTTGACAG GTTCTACGCTGTTGTGCATCCGACCACCCACACCTTCACATCCACAGTCGCCGTTCGTGTCATAGTACTCGTATGGGTCATGGCTATTTTCCTCAGCATTCCAATATTCGTCGTTCAGGAAAACAAATACCAAAGTTATTATGATATGGAAATGCACACATGTGAAGAGAAATGGCCTTTCGCTAATTCCAGGAAGATATACACCGCCTCATTGCTCGTTATCAGTTATCTTGGCCCTCTCACGGTTATTACTGTTTTGTACACACGAGTCGGCGTCCAAGTGTGGTTCATGATGCCACCAGGAGCCGTTAAGATACGAGATAATGGCCAGGGCACGCCCATGCAAAGAAAGGTTAAAGTCGTAAAAATGATGGTCGCAGTTGGCGTGCTTTTTTCCCTCTCCTACCTCCCCATATTTACGATAATGATGCTTGCAGACTTTGGCAATCTAACCCTTGATCAAGCTGACTTTATCTACGTTTGGATCTATCCCATTGCAAACTGGCTCTCGTACATCAACAACTCCATAAATCCTATAATCTACGGCTACTTCAACAGGAACATAAGAAAGGAACTAAAGAAGATGGCTGGGAAAGCAAGATCCCAACGAGACTTTGCCATGTCAAAATACAACTCGCGAACTACTTCTAGAAATGACTTTCGAACACGAGATACCCAAGTCGGTACCTCAGGCTGA
- the LOC136448887 gene encoding somatostatin receptor type 5-like has protein sequence MEAANNTTVQMAGSTENIKDVLTGTYAAICTLGLVMNVVLITTILTSRRLRTIPNIYLLNLAIADQLFLMGIPFFATNIYKESWPFGNVVCKIVLSSDTTTMFTSIFCLTAMSADRCVAAALPLKSRRCRTVKTSVMINAFMWGLGLAMSSPVIAFAATETIPSTGQTFCNIYWPEPVEIWAVSFVLYSTFVGFVFPFIVVLICSIVLVCVYRSSVGSRYGRRMQKQLTLSCVVYGMVVLFALSWLPFYIFQILNMTQHFLMTPENSWIPYSAVILSYSNSIFNPVISIILNKQCRHYMRDTIRRSLHRHIALRKFTKRGTKRSHVSIALQATHTPTVGQSPEISSFFGRRWSRQANSVRNGNANIKETNFLSPNMCNISIVPSRRNSVVNNVTKRTVISN, from the coding sequence ATGGAGGCGGCAAACAACACTACCGTACAGATGGCAGGTTCGACAGAGAACATAAAAGATGTACTAACTGGAACATACGCGGCCATCTGTACTCTGGGCTTAGTCATGAATGTCGTTCTTATCACTACGATTCTTACCAGTCGTCGTCTGCGAACAATACCGAACATCTACCTGTTGAACCTAGCCATAGCTGATCAGCTTTTCCTCATGGGGATCCCCTTTTTTGCAACGAATATCTATAAAGAATCGTGGCCCTTTGGAAACGTCGTCTGCAAAATCGTCCTTTCCTCGGACACGACGACGATGTTTACCAGTATCTTCTGCCTGACGGCCATGAGTGCTGACCGCTGCGTTGCCGCGGCGTTGCCGTTGAAATCCCGAAGATGTCGGACAGTCAAAACTTCGGTAATGATTAACGCATTCATGTGGGGTTTGGGCCTTGCTATGTCTTCGCCAGTCATTGCGTTTGCTGCAACAGAAACCATTCCTTCTACAGGACAAACCTTTTGTAATATTTATTGGCCTGAACCCGTTGAGATATGGGCAGTAAGCTTTGTTCTGTACAGCACATTTGTTGGCTTTGTGTTTCCCTTTATAGTGGTATTGATATGTAGTATAGTTTTAGTTTGTGTGTACAGGTCATCTGTTGGTAGCAGATACGGTCGAAGAATGCAAAAACAGCTTACTCTAAGTTGTGTTGTATACGGCATGGTTGTACTGTTCGCCCTTTCTTGGCTTCCCTTCTATATATTCCAGATTTTGAACATGACTCAACATTTTCTTATGACACCAGAAAACAGCTGGATACCTTATAGTGCTGTGATTCTAAGTTACAGCAATAGTATTTTCAACCCTGTGATATCTATCATATTAAACAAACAGTGCCGCCATTATATGAGAGATACGATTCGCAGAAGTCTGCATCGACACATTGCTTTGAGGAAATTCACAAAAAGGGGCACCAAACGTTCACACGTTTCAATTGCTTTGCAAGCTACCCACACGCCAACTGTCGGGCAAAGCCCGGAAATTAGTTCATTTTTCGGGAGACGTTGGTCTCGTCAAGCAAACTCAGTAAGAAATGGAAATGCaaatataaaagaaacaaactttctgtcacCGAACATGTGCAACATATCCATTGTTCCAAGTAGACGAAACTCTGTTGTTAACAATGTGACTAAAAGAACAGTTATTAGCAACTGA